The following coding sequences lie in one Populus trichocarpa isolate Nisqually-1 chromosome 14, P.trichocarpa_v4.1, whole genome shotgun sequence genomic window:
- the LOC7491316 gene encoding homeobox protein LUMINIDEPENDENS isoform X1, whose protein sequence is MEDLTETEIGSSVESFQKFLDSQREVFHNQIDHLRRIVVTQCKLTGVNPLSQEMAAGALSIKIGKRPRDLINPKAVKYMQEVFTIKDAFSKKESRDISVQFGATVTQVRDFFASQRTRVRKLIRLSMEKAIRVNAHKEPQNGVLTTSDALMPIDLVPLNSVDPNQVPLNYVCSNPAMLNSVSPNPIHLNSAGSISAPLNSVSSISAPLNSVSPNPFHLESVSSNPVPLISVSPNPVPLNHASLYPVPLDSVARNPVPLNSAGPSRVDEAPSCSTQDDMLPGLDELDKHFVENIFGLLRKEETFTGQVKLMEWILQIHTLSVLNWFLFNGGVMILVTWLSQAAAEEQTSVLIVTLNVFCHLPLHKAPPEHMSAILRGVNRLRFYRTSDISNRARVLLSRWSKVFARSQAMKKPYGVNFSTDAQDMILKQSIDEIMGNELWQSDISNPDGVPALSLESSENIRKIESSQALKLLPASTDDPSRKHILGAPSSHTRERRKVQLVEQPGQKTAGRSPQATKAAPVSTGRPMSADDIQKAKMRALFMQNKHGKTGLSSNGNTGMKNGPSSMSASLSLVSKIHIRPKIEEYKKPVMPPLEVSCKVEGSLNPKKEIDSKEAMWGVCIEVKIPWKTPPEIKLNVLWRVGTGENGKEVDVQKNRNRREVETIYQTVQELPSNPKEPWDLEMDYDDTLTPEIPIEQPPDADGAEIQFSLTEHVNTVVAPSPAPSLPQVGGGSATEPDLELLAVLLKNPELVFALTSGQAGNLSSEETVKLLDMIKAGGAGLAGSLNGLVGKVGEKVEVSLPSPTPSSNPGTSGWRSEGDKNPFSQQASSGNRVAYTDPGVPTVAPLAENTSSVQRQNQATNIRTPQQQASRPILSQHHPFSLSQTSIIVPENRQPPMVLQSQQSYPTNSSMLHTPSSEIVFTMKNLPVNTPSLPNPSAAIGPSMWVETMNNVKPAPSISLTSNPPERWPVPFPRSTSAVPAPTQLQSHINEPPTVHSSWPHTGDVGPMRDSWRVRQSLVSNSPSHVNQNNYVPPYGGPVQPQLRSGPPRERNEYLGDEGIESWSPENSRFESQEYMSGRNYSGARTNSGWDYLPDNRSRQRNSSGYRDRNRNGNRRRH, encoded by the exons ATGGAGGATTTGACAGAGACAGAGATTGGGAGCTCTGTCGAGTCCTTTCAAAAGTTTTTGGATTCGCAGAGAGAGGTTTTCCACAACCAAATCGATCATCTTCGAAGAATTGTCGTCACTCAATGCAAGCTCACTGGTGTCAATCCTCTTTCTCAAGAAATG GCAGCTGGTGCTCTTTCGATAAAAATCG GGAAAAGACCTCGAGATTTGATAAACCCTAAGGCGGTCAAGTATATGCAAGAAGTTTTCACTATTAAAGATGCATTCAGTAAGAAGGAATCACGAGATATTAGTGTTCAATTTGGTGCTACAGTCACGCAG GTTCGGGATTTTTTTGCCAGCCAACGTACGAGAGTGAGGAAACTGATTCGGTTGTCAATGGAGAAGGCTATTAGAGTTAATGCACACAAGGAACCTCAAAATGGGGTCCTAACGACATCGGATGCTTTGATGCCTATTGATTTGGTTCCTTTGAACTCTGTTGACCCCAATCAAGTTCCCCTAAATTATGTTTGCTCCAATCCAGCTATGTTAAACTCTGTTAGCCCCAATCCAATTCACTTGAACTCTGCTGGCTCCATTTCAGCTCCCTTAAACTCTGTTAGCTCCATTTCAGCTCCCTTAAACTCTGTTAGCCCCAATCCATTTCACTTGGAATCTGTCAGCTCCAATCCAGTTCCCTTAATTTCTGTTAGTCCAAATCCAGTTCCCTTAAACCATGCAAGTCTGTATCCAGTTCCCTTAGACTCAGTTGCCCGCAATCCTGTTCCCTTAAACTCTGCTGGTCCTTCCAGAGTTGATGAAGCCCCCTCTTGCTCAACACAGGACGACATGCTACCTGGTTTAGATGAATTAGACAAACATTTTGTTGAgaatatttttggtttgttgCGGAAAGAAGAAACATTTACTGGGCAGGTGAAGCTCATGGAATGGATCTTGCAAATACATACTCTCTCTGTTCTAAATTG GTTTCTATTTAATGGTGGTGTCATGATTTTGGTAACATGGTTAAGTCAAGCTGCTGCTGAAGAACAAACGAGCGTTCTTATTGTCACCTTGAAT GTCTTCTGTCATTTGCCCTTACATAAAGCTCCTCCTGAACACATGTCAGCCATACTTCGCGGTGTTAATAGACTGCGGTTTTACAGGACTTCAG ACATATCAAACAGGGCCAGGGTTTTGTTATCAAGATGGAGCAAAGTGTTTGCAAGAAGTCAAGCAATGAAAAAACCCTATGGCGTAAACTTCTCTACAGATGCACAGGACATGATTTTGAAGCAGAG CATTGATGAAATTATGGGCAATGAATTATGGCAGTCTGATATCAGTAATCCT GATGGTGTTCCTGCTCTCTCATTGGAAAGTTCAGAAAATATCAG gAAAATCGAGTCTTCACAAGCATTGAAGCTGTTGCCAGCATCAACAGATGATCCGAGCAGAAAGCACATCCTAGGTGCACCTTCATCCC ATACAAGAGAACGTAGAAAAGTTCAGCTTGTGGAACAGCCTGGCCAGAAAACAGCTGGCAGAAGCCCTCAGGCCACCAAAGCTGCTCCTGTTAGTACAGGTCGCCCAATGTCTGCTGATGATATCCAAAAAGCAAAAATGCGTGCTTTATTCATGCAGAACAAGCATGGGAAAACAGGTCTTTCATCTAATGGAAATACTGGTATGAAAAATGGACCTTCAAGTATGTCTGCAAGTTTGTCTCTAGTTTCCAAAATTCATATTCGGCCAAAGATTGAGGAATACAAGAAACCTGTGATGCCTCCCCTGGAAGTTTCTTGTAAGGTTGAGGGGTCCCTCAAtccaaagaaagaaattgattcAAAGGAAGCCATGTGGGGAGTTTGTATTGAAGTCAAGATCCCATGGAAGACTCCTCCAG AAATAAAACTCAACGTTCTCTGGAGAGTGGGCACTGGTGAAAATGGAAAAGAAGTTGATGTTCAGAAAAACAGAAACCGTAGGGAGGTAGAAACCATCTATCAGACAGTCCAGGAGTTACCATCTAACCCCAAGGAACCATGGGACCTCGAGATGGACTATGATGACACGTTGACCCCAGAAATTCCAATTGAACAGCCACCTGATGCTGATGGTGCAGAAATACAGTTTTCCCTGACCGAACATGTAAACACTGTAGTTGCACCATCACCAGCACCTTCCCTGCCTCAGGTTGGTGGAGGGAGTGCAACTGAACCAGATCTTGAGTTGCTTGCTGTATTGCTAAAAAATCCAGAATTGGTTTTTGCATTGACTTCTGGCCAAGCTGGCAATTTATCAAGTGAGGAAACCGTGAAACTGCTTGATATGATAAAGGCTGGAGGGGCTGGTTTGGCAGGTAGTTTAAATGGGCTTGTTGGGAAAGTAGGGGAGAAGGTTGAAGTTTCTCTTCCATCACCAACTCCGTCAAGCAATCCTGGAACG AGTGGATGGAGATCAGAAGGTGACAAGAATCCATTTTCCCAGCAGGCTTCATCGGGGAACAGAGTTGCATACACTGACCCCGGAGTCCCCACCGTTGCTCCTCTAGCCGAGAACACAAGCTCGGTGCAACGTCAAAATCAAGCCACTAACATCAGAACACCACAGCAGCAAGCAAGCAGGCCAATACTATCCCAACATCATCCTTTCTCATTGTCTCAAACAAGCATCATAGTACCTGAAAACCGACAACCTCCGATGGTTCTCCAATCCCAACAGAGTTATCCCACCAATTCTTCAATGTTGCATACGCCATCCTCAGAAATTGTTTTTACCATGAAAAATTTACCCGTCAATACCCCTTCCCTGCCGAACCCTTCAGCTGCAATTGGGCCTTCAATGTGGGTTGAAACCATGAACAACGTAAAACCAGCTCCATCCATTTCTCTCACATCAAATCCACCAGAGAGATGGCCAGTTCCATTTCCACGATCAACATCCGCAGTACCAGCTCCAACACAGTTACAGTCACATATAAACGAACCTCCCACTGTACACTCGTCGTGGCCACATACTGGTGATGTAGGTCCAATGCGTGATTCCTGGAGAGTTAGGCAGAGTTTAGTATCAAATTCCCCATCTCATGTTAATCAAAATAACTATGTGCCACCATATGGAGGGCCTGTGCAGCCACAGTTGCGGTCAGGTCCTCCTCGGGAAAGAAATGAATATTTGGGTGATGAGGGTATTGAGTCTTGGAGTCCGGAGAACAGCCGTTTTGAATCACAAGAGTACATGTCAGGGAGAAACTATTCAGGAGCCAGGACGAATTCCGGATGGGACTACCTGCCTGATAATAGGTCCAGGCAACGGAATTCTTCTGGGTACAGGGACCGTAACCGGAATGGAAACAGAAGACGGCACTGA
- the LOC7491316 gene encoding homeobox protein LUMINIDEPENDENS isoform X2, producing MEDLTETEIGSSVESFQKFLDSQREVFHNQIDHLRRIVVTQCKLTGVNPLSQEMAPGALSIKIGKRPRDLINPKAVKYMQEVFTIKDAFSKKESRDISVQFGATVTQVRDFFASQRTRVRKLIRLSMEKAIRVNAHKEPQNGVLTTSDALMPIDLVPLNSVDPNQVPLNYVCSNPAMLNSVSPNPIHLNSAGSISAPLNSVSSISAPLNSVSPNPFHLESVSSNPVPLISVSPNPVPLNHASLYPVPLDSVARNPVPLNSAGPSRVDEAPSCSTQDDMLPGLDELDKHFVENIFGLLRKEETFTGQVKLMEWILQIHTLSVLNWFLFNGGVMILVTWLSQAAAEEQTSVLIVTLNVFCHLPLHKAPPEHMSAILRGVNRLRFYRTSDISNRARVLLSRWSKVFARSQAMKKPYGVNFSTDAQDMILKQSIDEIMGNELWQSDISNPDGVPALSLESSENIRKIESSQALKLLPASTDDPSRKHILGAPSSHTRERRKVQLVEQPGQKTAGRSPQATKAAPVSTGRPMSADDIQKAKMRALFMQNKHGKTGLSSNGNTGMKNGPSSMSASLSLVSKIHIRPKIEEYKKPVMPPLEVSCKVEGSLNPKKEIDSKEAMWGVCIEVKIPWKTPPEIKLNVLWRVGTGENGKEVDVQKNRNRREVETIYQTVQELPSNPKEPWDLEMDYDDTLTPEIPIEQPPDADGAEIQFSLTEHVNTVVAPSPAPSLPQVGGGSATEPDLELLAVLLKNPELVFALTSGQAGNLSSEETVKLLDMIKAGGAGLAGSLNGLVGKVGEKVEVSLPSPTPSSNPGTSGWRSEGDKNPFSQQASSGNRVAYTDPGVPTVAPLAENTSSVQRQNQATNIRTPQQQASRPILSQHHPFSLSQTSIIVPENRQPPMVLQSQQSYPTNSSMLHTPSSEIVFTMKNLPVNTPSLPNPSAAIGPSMWVETMNNVKPAPSISLTSNPPERWPVPFPRSTSAVPAPTQLQSHINEPPTVHSSWPHTGDVGPMRDSWRVRQSLVSNSPSHVNQNNYVPPYGGPVQPQLRSGPPRERNEYLGDEGIESWSPENSRFESQEYMSGRNYSGARTNSGWDYLPDNRSRQRNSSGYRDRNRNGNRRRH from the exons ATGGAGGATTTGACAGAGACAGAGATTGGGAGCTCTGTCGAGTCCTTTCAAAAGTTTTTGGATTCGCAGAGAGAGGTTTTCCACAACCAAATCGATCATCTTCGAAGAATTGTCGTCACTCAATGCAAGCTCACTGGTGTCAATCCTCTTTCTCAAGAAATGGCGC CTGGTGCTCTTTCGATAAAAATCG GGAAAAGACCTCGAGATTTGATAAACCCTAAGGCGGTCAAGTATATGCAAGAAGTTTTCACTATTAAAGATGCATTCAGTAAGAAGGAATCACGAGATATTAGTGTTCAATTTGGTGCTACAGTCACGCAG GTTCGGGATTTTTTTGCCAGCCAACGTACGAGAGTGAGGAAACTGATTCGGTTGTCAATGGAGAAGGCTATTAGAGTTAATGCACACAAGGAACCTCAAAATGGGGTCCTAACGACATCGGATGCTTTGATGCCTATTGATTTGGTTCCTTTGAACTCTGTTGACCCCAATCAAGTTCCCCTAAATTATGTTTGCTCCAATCCAGCTATGTTAAACTCTGTTAGCCCCAATCCAATTCACTTGAACTCTGCTGGCTCCATTTCAGCTCCCTTAAACTCTGTTAGCTCCATTTCAGCTCCCTTAAACTCTGTTAGCCCCAATCCATTTCACTTGGAATCTGTCAGCTCCAATCCAGTTCCCTTAATTTCTGTTAGTCCAAATCCAGTTCCCTTAAACCATGCAAGTCTGTATCCAGTTCCCTTAGACTCAGTTGCCCGCAATCCTGTTCCCTTAAACTCTGCTGGTCCTTCCAGAGTTGATGAAGCCCCCTCTTGCTCAACACAGGACGACATGCTACCTGGTTTAGATGAATTAGACAAACATTTTGTTGAgaatatttttggtttgttgCGGAAAGAAGAAACATTTACTGGGCAGGTGAAGCTCATGGAATGGATCTTGCAAATACATACTCTCTCTGTTCTAAATTG GTTTCTATTTAATGGTGGTGTCATGATTTTGGTAACATGGTTAAGTCAAGCTGCTGCTGAAGAACAAACGAGCGTTCTTATTGTCACCTTGAAT GTCTTCTGTCATTTGCCCTTACATAAAGCTCCTCCTGAACACATGTCAGCCATACTTCGCGGTGTTAATAGACTGCGGTTTTACAGGACTTCAG ACATATCAAACAGGGCCAGGGTTTTGTTATCAAGATGGAGCAAAGTGTTTGCAAGAAGTCAAGCAATGAAAAAACCCTATGGCGTAAACTTCTCTACAGATGCACAGGACATGATTTTGAAGCAGAG CATTGATGAAATTATGGGCAATGAATTATGGCAGTCTGATATCAGTAATCCT GATGGTGTTCCTGCTCTCTCATTGGAAAGTTCAGAAAATATCAG gAAAATCGAGTCTTCACAAGCATTGAAGCTGTTGCCAGCATCAACAGATGATCCGAGCAGAAAGCACATCCTAGGTGCACCTTCATCCC ATACAAGAGAACGTAGAAAAGTTCAGCTTGTGGAACAGCCTGGCCAGAAAACAGCTGGCAGAAGCCCTCAGGCCACCAAAGCTGCTCCTGTTAGTACAGGTCGCCCAATGTCTGCTGATGATATCCAAAAAGCAAAAATGCGTGCTTTATTCATGCAGAACAAGCATGGGAAAACAGGTCTTTCATCTAATGGAAATACTGGTATGAAAAATGGACCTTCAAGTATGTCTGCAAGTTTGTCTCTAGTTTCCAAAATTCATATTCGGCCAAAGATTGAGGAATACAAGAAACCTGTGATGCCTCCCCTGGAAGTTTCTTGTAAGGTTGAGGGGTCCCTCAAtccaaagaaagaaattgattcAAAGGAAGCCATGTGGGGAGTTTGTATTGAAGTCAAGATCCCATGGAAGACTCCTCCAG AAATAAAACTCAACGTTCTCTGGAGAGTGGGCACTGGTGAAAATGGAAAAGAAGTTGATGTTCAGAAAAACAGAAACCGTAGGGAGGTAGAAACCATCTATCAGACAGTCCAGGAGTTACCATCTAACCCCAAGGAACCATGGGACCTCGAGATGGACTATGATGACACGTTGACCCCAGAAATTCCAATTGAACAGCCACCTGATGCTGATGGTGCAGAAATACAGTTTTCCCTGACCGAACATGTAAACACTGTAGTTGCACCATCACCAGCACCTTCCCTGCCTCAGGTTGGTGGAGGGAGTGCAACTGAACCAGATCTTGAGTTGCTTGCTGTATTGCTAAAAAATCCAGAATTGGTTTTTGCATTGACTTCTGGCCAAGCTGGCAATTTATCAAGTGAGGAAACCGTGAAACTGCTTGATATGATAAAGGCTGGAGGGGCTGGTTTGGCAGGTAGTTTAAATGGGCTTGTTGGGAAAGTAGGGGAGAAGGTTGAAGTTTCTCTTCCATCACCAACTCCGTCAAGCAATCCTGGAACG AGTGGATGGAGATCAGAAGGTGACAAGAATCCATTTTCCCAGCAGGCTTCATCGGGGAACAGAGTTGCATACACTGACCCCGGAGTCCCCACCGTTGCTCCTCTAGCCGAGAACACAAGCTCGGTGCAACGTCAAAATCAAGCCACTAACATCAGAACACCACAGCAGCAAGCAAGCAGGCCAATACTATCCCAACATCATCCTTTCTCATTGTCTCAAACAAGCATCATAGTACCTGAAAACCGACAACCTCCGATGGTTCTCCAATCCCAACAGAGTTATCCCACCAATTCTTCAATGTTGCATACGCCATCCTCAGAAATTGTTTTTACCATGAAAAATTTACCCGTCAATACCCCTTCCCTGCCGAACCCTTCAGCTGCAATTGGGCCTTCAATGTGGGTTGAAACCATGAACAACGTAAAACCAGCTCCATCCATTTCTCTCACATCAAATCCACCAGAGAGATGGCCAGTTCCATTTCCACGATCAACATCCGCAGTACCAGCTCCAACACAGTTACAGTCACATATAAACGAACCTCCCACTGTACACTCGTCGTGGCCACATACTGGTGATGTAGGTCCAATGCGTGATTCCTGGAGAGTTAGGCAGAGTTTAGTATCAAATTCCCCATCTCATGTTAATCAAAATAACTATGTGCCACCATATGGAGGGCCTGTGCAGCCACAGTTGCGGTCAGGTCCTCCTCGGGAAAGAAATGAATATTTGGGTGATGAGGGTATTGAGTCTTGGAGTCCGGAGAACAGCCGTTTTGAATCACAAGAGTACATGTCAGGGAGAAACTATTCAGGAGCCAGGACGAATTCCGGATGGGACTACCTGCCTGATAATAGGTCCAGGCAACGGAATTCTTCTGGGTACAGGGACCGTAACCGGAATGGAAACAGAAGACGGCACTGA
- the LOC7491315 gene encoding nuclear transcription factor Y subunit B-5 has product MVDSIGNNNSDKEWLKYDFAGGSTSDDGIIKEQDRLLPIANVGRIMKQILPPNAKISKEAKETMQECVSEFISFVTGEASDKCHKEKRKTVNGDDICWALASLGFDDYSEPLKRYLYKYREVEGERASHNKASNNEEKDDSSKYRGESILKATVYPHTPLKLPGNIDRSNSLSRRF; this is encoded by the coding sequence ATGGTTGATAGCATAGGCAATAATAATTCAGATAAGGAATGGCTAAAGTACGACTTTGCTGGAGGCAGTACCAGTGATGATGGAATCATCAAGGAGCAAGACAGGTTGCTTCCCATAGCTAATGTGGGACGGATCATGAAGCAGATTCTGCCTCCCAACGCAAAAATCTCGAAAGAAGCCAAGGAAACCATGCAAGAATGTGTATCTGAGTTCATCAGCTTTGTCACTGGAGAGGCATCCGACAAGTGTCACAAGGAGAAGCGCAAGACAGTTAATGGGGACGACATATGCTGGGCTCTTGCATCTCTAGGGTTTGATGATTATTCCGAGCCCCTAAAGAGGTATTTATACAAATATAGGGAGGTGGAAGGAGAGAGAGCTAGCCATAACAAGGCAAGCAACAACGAAGAAAAGGATGATTCGTCGAAGTATAGAGGTGAATCTATCTTGAAGGCTACTGTTTATCCTCATACTCCATTGAAGCTCCCTGGGAATATTGATAGAAGTAATAGTCTCTCAAGGCGATTTTGA